One Fusobacterium nucleatum genomic window carries:
- a CDS encoding conjugal transfer protein TrbJ, which translates to MKKIKVFIMTLLLVGISVNVSAGIIKRGKGGGDLKRIVTILAAMQANQALMATDLGKELNEAIQQTQNQLKQIEMEMTNMMDLGQELTTGQLMKIQQDYQELMNIQNQFKDTISSFKNFEQSFKDTYADFKNLEGLSPEEYMRKADDLLAATKDITKSSFAIAGLGDPERLANDSQRIAELMRAANTAEGQKAVLQAGVNMAAEQTKALLELRTLIASSLKTQNAEEMRRIQNEKAELEHEKAVMTYRPSKEYKKPDLLNSRKW; encoded by the coding sequence ATAAAAAAAATAAAAGTATTTATTATGACATTATTATTAGTAGGAATTTCAGTTAATGTCTCAGCAGGAATAATTAAAAGAGGAAAAGGAGGAGGAGATTTAAAGAGGATAGTTACTATTCTAGCTGCTATGCAGGCAAATCAAGCCTTAATGGCAACAGATTTAGGAAAAGAATTGAATGAAGCTATTCAACAAACTCAAAATCAGTTAAAACAAATTGAAATGGAAATGACAAATATGATGGATCTGGGACAAGAACTTACAACAGGACAATTAATGAAAATCCAACAAGATTATCAAGAATTAATGAATATTCAAAATCAATTTAAAGATACTATTTCATCATTTAAAAATTTTGAACAATCTTTTAAGGATACATATGCAGATTTTAAGAATTTAGAAGGTCTTAGCCCTGAAGAATATATGAGAAAAGCAGATGATTTATTAGCTGCAACAAAGGATATAACAAAAAGTAGTTTTGCAATAGCTGGATTAGGAGATCCTGAAAGACTTGCTAATGATTCTCAAAGAATAGCAGAGTTAATGAGGGCAGCAAACACAGCAGAAGGACAGAAAGCAGTTTTACAAGCTGGTGTGAATATGGCAGCTGAACAAACAAAAGCATTATTAGAATTAAGAACATTAATAGCTTCATCTTTAAAGACACAAAATGCCGAAGAAATGAGAAGAATACAAAATGAAAAAGCGGAGTTAGAACACGAAAAAGCTGTAATGACATATAGACCTAGTAAAGAATATAAGAAACCTGATTTATTAAACAGTAGAAAATGGTAA
- a CDS encoding helix-turn-helix domain-containing protein yields the protein MKIIWKIKEIRDKKGISQLKLSSISGVCKSNIGAIEIGVIKKPSFIDILRISKALEVDINELYEEIN from the coding sequence GTGAAGATTATTTGGAAAATAAAAGAAATAAGAGACAAAAAAGGAATTTCTCAATTAAAGCTATCATCAATATCTGGAGTCTGTAAAAGTAATATAGGTGCTATAGAAATTGGTGTAATAAAAAAACCTTCTTTTATAGATATTTTAAGAATTTCAAAAGCATTAGAAGTAGATATTAATGAATTATATGAAGAAATTAATTAA